Genomic window (Vampirovibrionales bacterium):
TGATGAGACCCAACAAGAGCACGGCCCCGACAAACGACACGAGCAGCGAACGAATATCAAACGCACCCGAGGTAATCGGCGCGCCGCCCAGCAAAGGCGTCAAGACGAAGCCCGCCAGAATGGCGCCCACGATGCCGACGACGATATTCAGGAAAATACCCTGTTGCGCATCCGTCCGCATCACGATGCTGGCCAACCAGCCCAGAATACCGCCGACAATGATAATAGCGAGAATGGTCATAATTGAGGTTGCCTCCTATGTCTTTCTAACTGATATTTTTTGCTGACCTGTTATATTATTTTTATCTGTATCTGTTTTACCTGTCTACAGCCTACTGTCTATTTTTTATCTATCTACCTGTCTATTTTTTTACCTGCCTGC
Coding sequences:
- a CDS encoding GlsB/YeaQ/YmgE family stress response membrane protein, with product MTILAIIIVGGILGWLASIVMRTDAQQGIFLNIVVGIVGAILAGFVLTPLLGGAPITSGAFDIRSLLVSFVGAVLLLGLINLMRRGSVR